One Turneriella parva DSM 21527 genomic region harbors:
- a CDS encoding sodium:glutamate symporter: MQYFLLTIFLLGAGAWFGLNSRTMARLRVPPSLFTGVALLLFFTILPTAKEGLFYGHLKSLPAEFIALVFACFFLRKPEPGARTRHGLLQVMAQMSYVWVAVMGQVLLALIATICIVKPVFGFPLAFAALLETGFAGGHGTAVAMGPLLVQNGIAAGLELGLTSATLGLICGIAGGVFFAKRMVPVAPLPTAAMTDAESARLDVNKLLVSLALIAAAYGFGVLLKGVAEQEVLPRLAVSESLKSFSLPLFAYTLVGGIFVNLLCRVSGQQRYIDNHTIMLLGDFFLEVLIFAGIAIIDVRLLAAGLVPLLILCALGLVWNIYCQVHLRKHMLPMPYGEELALINFGMLNGTSAIGLMLARMVDPQFKTPAVQVFAESSALTQPFIAGGLLTLLTPFIVMQFSPVASIAIFAGLLVFWLFFGLATAKRIRRDSARESVSS; encoded by the coding sequence ATGCAATATTTCTTACTGACGATATTCTTGCTTGGCGCGGGCGCATGGTTTGGCCTCAATTCGCGCACCATGGCACGGCTGCGCGTGCCACCGTCGCTTTTCACCGGCGTTGCGCTGTTGCTGTTTTTTACAATTCTCCCGACCGCAAAAGAAGGTCTTTTTTACGGGCACCTGAAATCGCTGCCCGCCGAATTTATCGCATTGGTCTTTGCCTGTTTTTTCTTGCGTAAACCCGAGCCTGGTGCACGCACACGGCATGGCCTGTTGCAGGTAATGGCGCAAATGTCTTATGTCTGGGTCGCCGTGATGGGTCAGGTTTTGCTCGCACTCATTGCGACTATCTGCATTGTGAAGCCAGTCTTTGGCTTTCCGCTCGCATTCGCGGCTTTGCTTGAGACAGGCTTTGCGGGTGGCCATGGAACAGCAGTCGCTATGGGGCCGCTACTCGTGCAAAACGGTATTGCTGCAGGTCTCGAACTCGGCTTAACGAGTGCCACGCTCGGCCTTATATGTGGCATCGCCGGTGGCGTTTTCTTTGCAAAGCGCATGGTTCCCGTAGCACCATTGCCAACCGCGGCCATGACCGACGCAGAAAGCGCACGGCTCGACGTCAATAAGCTGCTCGTCAGCCTGGCGCTGATCGCAGCCGCTTATGGCTTCGGTGTTTTGTTAAAGGGTGTCGCAGAACAAGAGGTTCTGCCGCGACTTGCAGTCAGCGAGTCGCTGAAGTCGTTCAGTCTGCCCCTATTTGCGTATACCCTCGTCGGGGGCATCTTTGTGAACCTGCTGTGCCGCGTGTCAGGCCAACAGCGGTATATCGACAATCACACGATCATGCTGCTCGGCGATTTTTTTCTTGAAGTACTGATCTTCGCAGGTATTGCCATAATTGACGTGCGCCTGCTGGCGGCTGGCCTCGTGCCGCTGCTGATTCTTTGCGCACTGGGTCTCGTCTGGAACATCTATTGCCAGGTTCATCTGCGCAAACATATGCTGCCGATGCCCTACGGCGAAGAACTCGCGCTTATTAATTTCGGAATGCTGAACGGCACATCTGCTATCGGCCTCATGCTCGCGCGAATGGTTGACCCACAATTCAAAACCCCGGCCGTGCAGGTGTTTGCTGAAAGCTCTGCGCTCACTCAACCTTTCATAGCGGGGGGATTGCTCACTCTGCTGACACCTTTTATCGTGATGCAGTTTTCGCCTGTCGCCTCAATTGCTATTTTCGCAGGGCTTCTTGTATTTTGGCTGTTCTTCGGCCTCGCGACGGCGAAGCGTATTCGCCGCGATTCTGCAAGAGAATCCGTTTCGTCATAA
- the uvrA gene encoding excinuclease ABC subunit UvrA, which produces MSSIKITGAREHNLKNISLEIPREKLVVITGLSGSGKSSLAFDTIYAEGQRRYVESLSAYARQFLGQLEKPDVDSIEGLSPAISIEQKTTARNPRSTVGTVTEIYDYLRLLFARLGEPHCPECGARLEAQSIDTMVAHVNGIFERMPSAKSVRTQILSPIARSKKGEFKDVFERIQREGFVRVRVNGRMHSLDEPIELKKNLKHDIDIVVDRLVLEPGTLASQRTHLAGSLELALKQATGGGQASILFEADNGQTVEENFSAKLYCSACDLSFPEITHRLFSFNSPDGACENCSGLGHMLEFHPDRLIVSDKQTVRDGLGEGLGFGGDGYWFKASIDALRKKVPFDPDTPWNKLPKKIIDLLLYGDKSLKLNYEWKGGDSTYQFSRGYEGIIPNLHRRYMQTQSESMRQKMEQYMEHMPCPVCKGKRLKPVALAVKLKGKNIAETTAMTLEGAYDYFKKISFNKTETEIAKQAMKEIFDRLGFLNSVGVGYLTLDRIAGSLSGGEAQRIRLATQIGSALMGVLYVLDEPSIGLHQSDNAKLIATLKGLRDLGNTIVVVEHDEETMQESDYIVDMGPGAGRHGGQVVFAGTYAQLKKAKNSLTADYLTGKRTIEKPKERRRPGKETIRITGAKENNLKDIDVDFPLSVLTVVTGLSGSGKSSLVNEILFKGINKKLNGSQELPGKHKAIHGIEHIDKIINIDQSPIGRTPRSNAATYTGAFAPIRDMFAALPASQMRGYKAGRFSFNVEGGRCEACTGDGVKKIEMHFLSDVYVRCEVCQGRRYNQETLEVRFKGKNIFEVLDMPVEEAVEFFAAIPPVHSKLKALFDVGLGYIKLGQAATTLSGGEAQRVKLATELSRRSTGKTLYILDEPTTGLHFEDIRLLMNILQRFVDEGNTVVVIEHNMDVIKCADYLIDMGPEGGVKGGQVIATGTPEEIAAQKASLTGQFLKKWLDAPAAKVTRK; this is translated from the coding sequence TTGAGCAGCATTAAGATTACTGGCGCGCGCGAGCATAACCTCAAGAACATCTCACTCGAGATACCGCGCGAGAAACTCGTGGTCATTACGGGTCTCTCGGGCAGCGGCAAAAGCTCTCTCGCATTCGATACGATATACGCCGAAGGGCAAAGGCGTTATGTCGAGTCTCTATCCGCATATGCGCGGCAGTTTTTGGGCCAGCTCGAAAAACCCGACGTCGATTCGATCGAAGGCTTGTCACCCGCGATTTCGATTGAGCAGAAAACGACTGCGCGCAACCCGCGTTCGACCGTTGGCACCGTCACCGAAATTTACGACTACCTGAGGCTGCTGTTTGCCCGACTCGGTGAACCCCACTGCCCCGAATGCGGTGCCCGCCTCGAAGCGCAGTCGATCGACACGATGGTCGCGCACGTCAACGGCATCTTCGAGCGCATGCCATCGGCAAAATCAGTGCGCACGCAGATATTGTCCCCCATTGCCCGCAGCAAAAAGGGCGAATTCAAAGATGTGTTCGAGCGTATTCAGCGCGAGGGTTTCGTGCGCGTGCGGGTGAACGGCCGCATGCACAGCCTCGACGAACCGATTGAACTCAAGAAAAATCTGAAGCACGACATCGACATCGTGGTCGACCGTCTGGTGCTTGAACCGGGTACCCTCGCGTCACAAAGAACGCACCTTGCGGGGTCACTCGAACTCGCTCTCAAGCAGGCAACCGGTGGTGGACAGGCGAGCATTCTGTTCGAGGCAGATAACGGGCAAACCGTCGAAGAAAATTTTTCGGCAAAACTGTACTGCTCTGCGTGCGACCTCAGCTTTCCTGAGATTACACATCGGCTCTTTTCTTTTAACAGCCCTGACGGCGCGTGCGAAAACTGCAGCGGTCTCGGGCACATGCTCGAATTTCACCCCGACCGGCTGATCGTCAGCGATAAACAGACAGTGCGCGATGGTTTGGGCGAAGGCCTCGGCTTTGGCGGCGATGGCTATTGGTTTAAGGCCTCTATCGACGCGCTCAGAAAAAAAGTCCCCTTCGACCCCGATACACCCTGGAATAAACTGCCCAAGAAGATCATTGATCTGTTGCTCTACGGTGACAAGTCTTTGAAACTCAACTATGAATGGAAAGGTGGCGACAGCACGTACCAGTTCTCACGCGGTTATGAAGGGATAATACCCAACCTGCACCGGCGTTATATGCAGACACAGTCAGAGTCGATGCGCCAGAAGATGGAGCAGTACATGGAACACATGCCCTGCCCTGTCTGCAAGGGCAAGCGCCTGAAACCGGTTGCTCTCGCGGTCAAACTCAAAGGCAAGAATATCGCCGAGACGACGGCAATGACGCTCGAAGGCGCCTACGATTATTTCAAGAAAATTTCGTTTAACAAAACAGAAACCGAAATCGCCAAGCAGGCGATGAAAGAGATCTTTGACCGGCTCGGCTTTCTGAATTCAGTCGGAGTCGGCTATCTCACGCTCGACCGAATCGCCGGCTCGCTGTCGGGCGGCGAAGCACAGCGTATTCGCCTCGCGACGCAGATCGGCTCGGCGCTCATGGGCGTGCTCTACGTGCTCGACGAACCTTCGATTGGTCTACACCAGTCTGATAACGCAAAGCTGATCGCGACCCTCAAAGGGCTGCGTGACCTCGGCAACACGATCGTCGTCGTCGAACACGATGAAGAAACGATGCAAGAGTCAGACTATATCGTCGACATGGGGCCCGGCGCCGGCAGGCACGGCGGGCAGGTGGTTTTTGCCGGCACGTATGCGCAGCTAAAAAAGGCAAAGAATTCACTCACAGCTGATTATCTCACCGGTAAACGCACGATCGAGAAACCAAAAGAGCGCCGCCGGCCCGGCAAAGAAACAATCCGCATTACTGGCGCAAAAGAAAATAACCTCAAAGACATCGATGTGGATTTTCCGCTTTCTGTGCTTACGGTCGTAACCGGGCTATCGGGCAGTGGCAAAAGTTCTCTCGTCAATGAGATACTCTTTAAGGGCATCAACAAAAAACTGAACGGCTCGCAAGAGCTGCCGGGCAAGCACAAGGCGATTCACGGCATAGAGCATATCGACAAAATCATCAACATCGACCAGAGCCCGATTGGCCGCACTCCGCGATCGAATGCTGCGACCTACACGGGCGCATTCGCGCCGATACGCGACATGTTCGCCGCGCTGCCCGCGAGCCAGATGCGCGGCTACAAAGCGGGTAGATTTTCCTTTAACGTCGAAGGTGGCCGCTGCGAAGCCTGCACAGGCGACGGTGTAAAGAAGATCGAAATGCACTTCTTGAGCGATGTCTATGTGCGTTGCGAAGTCTGCCAGGGCAGACGCTACAACCAAGAGACTCTCGAGGTTCGGTTCAAAGGAAAGAATATTTTTGAGGTACTCGACATGCCCGTCGAAGAGGCAGTAGAATTCTTCGCGGCGATACCTCCCGTGCATTCAAAGCTGAAGGCTCTCTTCGATGTTGGCCTCGGCTACATAAAGCTTGGTCAGGCAGCGACGACACTTTCGGGTGGTGAAGCGCAGCGCGTAAAACTCGCTACTGAACTCTCGCGCCGTTCGACCGGCAAAACGCTCTACATTCTAGACGAGCCGACGACAGGCCTGCACTTCGAAGACATTCGTCTGCTGATGAATATTCTGCAGCGCTTCGTCGATGAAGGCAATACCGTCGTTGTGATCGAACACAATATGGATGTCATCAAGTGCGCCGATTATCTCATAGACATGGGGCCTGAAGGCGGCGTTAAGGGTGGGCAAGTCATTGCGACGGGTACTCCTGAAGAGATCGCCGCGCAAAAGGCCTCTTTGACCGGCCAGTTTCTCAAGAAGTGGCTTGACGCACCCGCGGCGAAAGTCACCCGCAAGTAG